One region of Vibrio pelagius genomic DNA includes:
- a CDS encoding lysine exporter LysO family protein → MFTGMIFIFAPLVVGYLFSISNEKTLETINRATSSLIYVILGLMGLSLAALDNLGSNLQTILLYTATFFVCLSACNLLALPLIDKALPLKTDSSQKKLPLSSMALESAKLILVVGTGLIAGLLLPIGLTWVDTASEWILFALLFFIGIQLRNSGLTLRQILLNKHGMVIAATIIISSMLGGVMAAYLLDIPLFRALAMSSGFGWYSLAGILMGDAFGPVYGGASFMLELLRELVALVVIPMLIRSYPCTSIGYAGATAMDFTLPVIQTTGGVRCVPIAIVSGFILSLLVPVLMLFFVSLAN, encoded by the coding sequence ATGTTTACAGGGATGATCTTCATTTTTGCCCCACTTGTGGTGGGTTACCTATTTTCTATTTCAAATGAAAAGACGCTAGAAACGATCAACCGTGCAACGTCTTCTCTAATATACGTCATTCTGGGGTTAATGGGGTTGAGCCTTGCTGCGCTCGATAACCTAGGCAGCAACCTACAAACGATCTTGCTCTACACTGCAACATTCTTCGTCTGCCTAAGCGCGTGCAATCTACTTGCGTTACCTTTAATTGATAAGGCCCTTCCACTTAAAACAGACAGTAGTCAGAAGAAACTGCCACTCTCTTCTATGGCGCTGGAATCGGCCAAGTTGATCCTTGTTGTGGGCACGGGTCTTATCGCAGGTCTACTACTACCAATCGGCTTGACCTGGGTAGACACCGCGAGCGAGTGGATTCTGTTCGCACTGCTGTTCTTTATTGGTATTCAACTTCGAAACAGTGGTCTAACACTACGCCAAATCCTATTAAATAAGCACGGCATGGTGATCGCTGCCACCATTATCATCTCCTCTATGTTGGGCGGCGTGATGGCAGCCTACCTGTTAGATATCCCTTTATTTCGGGCTCTCGCAATGTCATCCGGTTTCGGTTGGTATTCTTTAGCAGGGATTTTGATGGGTGACGCTTTTGGTCCCGTTTATGGCGGCGCCTCTTTTATGCTGGAGTTACTACGTGAATTGGTCGCTCTGGTCGTGATTCCGATGTTGATACGAAGTTACCCTTGCACTTCAATTGGGTACGCAGGCGCGACAGCGATGGATTTCACCCTTCCTGTTATACAGACAACCGGTGGTGTGCGTTGTGTGCCTATTGCGATTGTCAGCGGTTTCATTTTGAGTCTCTTAGTGCCGGTATTGATGCTATTCTTTGTATCTCTTGCTAACTAG
- the panP gene encoding pyridoxal-dependent aspartate 1-decarboxylase PanP, with translation MVTEQKTADVSFDSLLRIFTVPEGPDSTLTQIEDKLSQNLNQFLREHIVAEEKPLREIEKDFSNASIPEQPEFVSEHTEHLLDSLVSHSVHTSAPSFIGHMTSALPYFLMPLSKIMIALNQNLVKIETSKAFTPLERQVLGMLHRLIYQQDDAFYSRWMHSANHSLGAFCSGGTIANITALWVARNNALKAQGEFKGVEKEGLFKAMKHYGYEGLAILVSERGHYSLKKAADVLGIGQEGLVSVKTNNDNKICTEDLKRKITELKSKNIKPFAVIGVAGTTETGNIDPLKRMAEICAEEACHFHVDAAWGGATLMSNNHRHLLDGIELADSVTIDAHKQLYIPMGAGMVLFKKPDAMTAIEHHAQYILRKGSKDLGSHTLEGSRSGMAMLVYAAMHIISRPGYELLIDQSINKARYFADLIKQQSDFELVSEPELCLLTYRYVPESVKLALEKANDADRTELNELLNELTKFIQKKQRETGKSFVSRTRLNPEAWSHQHIIVFRVVLANPLTGTEILTSVLEEQREIAKLAPNLMGKIATLVSKIHS, from the coding sequence ATGGTTACGGAACAAAAAACAGCAGATGTAAGCTTTGATAGCCTACTGCGTATCTTCACAGTACCGGAAGGTCCAGACTCAACACTTACACAAATCGAAGACAAACTGTCACAAAACCTGAATCAATTTCTACGAGAGCATATCGTGGCTGAAGAGAAGCCGCTTCGAGAGATTGAGAAGGATTTTTCCAATGCTTCTATCCCGGAGCAGCCTGAGTTTGTTTCTGAACATACCGAGCACCTACTCGACTCACTCGTTTCTCACTCAGTTCATACATCTGCGCCAAGCTTTATTGGTCATATGACCTCGGCTCTGCCGTACTTTTTGATGCCGCTGTCAAAGATCATGATTGCGCTTAACCAGAACTTGGTAAAAATCGAAACCTCGAAAGCATTTACACCACTTGAACGTCAAGTATTGGGAATGCTGCACCGTCTTATCTATCAGCAAGATGATGCTTTCTACTCTCGTTGGATGCACAGTGCTAACCATTCACTAGGCGCTTTCTGCTCTGGTGGCACAATTGCCAATATCACCGCTCTTTGGGTTGCACGTAACAATGCACTTAAGGCACAAGGCGAGTTTAAGGGCGTTGAGAAAGAAGGCCTGTTCAAGGCGATGAAGCACTACGGCTATGAAGGCCTAGCGATTTTGGTTTCTGAGCGCGGCCACTACTCCCTGAAAAAAGCAGCGGACGTACTGGGTATCGGTCAAGAAGGTCTTGTTTCTGTAAAAACAAACAACGACAACAAGATCTGTACCGAAGATCTGAAACGTAAGATCACCGAACTCAAAAGCAAAAACATCAAGCCGTTCGCAGTAATCGGTGTTGCGGGTACAACCGAAACCGGCAACATTGACCCACTGAAGAGAATGGCTGAAATTTGTGCCGAAGAAGCGTGTCACTTCCATGTAGATGCCGCTTGGGGTGGTGCAACACTTATGTCGAACAATCATCGTCATTTGTTAGATGGTATTGAACTGGCAGATTCAGTAACGATTGATGCGCATAAACAGCTCTACATCCCTATGGGTGCGGGTATGGTGCTGTTCAAAAAGCCTGACGCTATGACAGCCATTGAACACCATGCTCAGTACATCCTACGTAAAGGCTCAAAGGATCTAGGAAGCCATACATTAGAGGGTTCTCGCTCTGGAATGGCAATGCTTGTATACGCAGCGATGCATATCATTAGTCGTCCAGGTTACGAACTATTGATCGACCAAAGCATTAATAAAGCACGCTATTTTGCAGACCTTATTAAACAACAAAGTGACTTCGAGCTCGTTTCTGAACCTGAATTGTGCCTTCTGACTTACCGTTATGTGCCTGAAAGCGTTAAACTAGCGCTCGAAAAAGCGAATGACGCTGACCGCACAGAACTTAACGAACTGCTCAACGAACTGACGAAATTCATTCAGAAGAAGCAGCGTGAAACAGGTAAGTCTTTCGTATCTCGTACGCGCCTTAACCCTGAAGCTTGGTCACACCAACACATCATCGTATTCCGTGTAGTGCTGGCTAACCCGCTAACGGGTACTGAGATCTTAACCTCTGTGTTAGAGGAGCAGCGCGAAATTGCTAAGCTAGCTCCGAACTTAATGGGTAAGATCGCAACACTAGTC